In Nitrospira sp., one genomic interval encodes:
- a CDS encoding helix-turn-helix domain-containing protein translates to MLLTAKELAQELDVHVSTVRRAYRTGRIPYERLCKMYLFDLEKVRHAMRLNGFTLVATEDGLRATGGDSGRRAQPISPRLGKTGASIAQKPRGKK, encoded by the coding sequence ATGTTACTCACGGCCAAAGAATTAGCCCAAGAGCTCGATGTGCATGTCTCAACAGTTCGACGGGCTTATCGTACGGGGCGGATTCCGTACGAACGCCTCTGCAAAATGTATTTGTTTGACCTCGAAAAAGTACGGCATGCGATGCGGCTTAACGGATTTACTCTCGTCGCGACCGAGGACGGCCTGCGCGCGACCGGCGGCGATAGCGGGCGGCGCGCGCAGCCGATCAGCCCCCGACTTGGTAAGACGGGGGCGTCTATCGCACAGAAGCCAAGGGGGAAGAAATGA
- a CDS encoding replication initiation factor domain-containing protein, which translates to MNGSGGFTQTIDWLAFTLPKAEVADVIALIGGDWFQSETGFRGYPVAQLMSQGKTGVGKLGTGAPRNPKEVHVDLSAGIVSQWDESKLKTVLAWIFSQKGHVTRIDVALDDREASVAVETVRLAVEAGQVVSRSKQFKVIQASNHREGVRTGETLYFGSRESQTMLRVYDKRLELQARGREDAGLYGVRWELEFKQDRAQACAKALLTLDPEDWRAFLVGVLRSYVDFRETTREAESYEKYRAPLVSWWKALTEGFMRCRLVVERIQQRLDDVAAWLANAISPMLAVVVACRGDQFLFEMIYAGTKRWTQKHFALLKQRKRGTPYVLKFS; encoded by the coding sequence ATGAACGGTTCTGGAGGATTCACCCAAACCATCGATTGGTTGGCCTTCACGCTGCCCAAAGCGGAAGTCGCCGACGTGATTGCGCTGATTGGTGGCGATTGGTTCCAGAGTGAGACCGGGTTTCGGGGCTACCCCGTCGCTCAACTCATGTCACAGGGCAAGACGGGTGTCGGCAAACTGGGGACGGGTGCTCCTCGCAATCCAAAGGAAGTGCATGTGGATCTATCAGCCGGGATTGTCTCCCAGTGGGATGAATCCAAGTTGAAGACCGTGTTGGCCTGGATCTTTTCCCAGAAAGGCCATGTGACCCGCATCGATGTGGCCTTGGACGACCGGGAGGCGTCTGTCGCAGTGGAGACCGTGCGCCTCGCCGTGGAGGCCGGACAGGTGGTGAGTCGTTCGAAGCAATTCAAAGTCATCCAAGCTTCGAATCATCGTGAAGGCGTCCGGACCGGCGAGACGCTCTACTTCGGGAGTCGAGAGAGTCAAACGATGCTCCGGGTCTATGACAAACGGCTGGAACTCCAAGCCAGAGGACGGGAAGACGCGGGATTGTATGGGGTTCGATGGGAACTGGAATTTAAACAGGATCGAGCTCAAGCCTGCGCCAAAGCCCTCCTTACGCTCGATCCCGAAGATTGGCGAGCGTTCCTAGTCGGCGTCCTCCGCTCCTATGTGGATTTTCGCGAGACCACGCGAGAAGCGGAATCCTATGAAAAGTATCGTGCGCCGTTGGTGAGCTGGTGGAAGGCCCTCACCGAAGGCTTCATGCGCTGCCGGCTGGTGGTCGAACGCATTCAGCAGCGGTTGGATGATGTGGCCGCCTGGCTGGCGAACGCCATCAGTCCCATGCTCGCGGTGGTGGTGGCCTGTCGGGGCGATCAGTTTCTGTTCGAGATGATCTATGCGGGCACCAAACGATGGACGCAGAAGCACTTTGCTTTACTGAAGCAACGTAAGAGAGGCACCCCCTATGTCCTTAAGTTTTCATAA